In Nocardiopsis composta, the following proteins share a genomic window:
- a CDS encoding DNA polymerase III subunit beta, protein MRVRVEAAALAAQTAWAGRVLPARPSVPVLAGLLLQAGPDGLEVAAYDYETAARAAVEAQVAQEGRVLLPGAVLAAATAALPEGEAVLEVDAAAAVLSCGGATYRIPVLAVEDYPDVPRPGAAAGRAQGLRGGVERTAVAADPASALPVLTGVRLRTTPDGLEASATDRYRAARARIGWTPAADAGELDVLAPAGRLAWAAKTIDADEVEVGSEQGVVWVADARRAVLMRTIDADPPDLDRFMAPPSGGVVIEAQAEELAAAVRRAAVMCAKTTPIRLEGAEEEHLVLLAEDPDGGGAVRAQAPARVSGLDALTGPVAWNPRFLLDALGALRSARVRLAAADTAKPCLLTPLDEDGRAEQGYAHLVMCVRLST, encoded by the coding sequence ATGCGTGTGCGCGTGGAGGCGGCCGCGCTGGCCGCCCAGACCGCCTGGGCAGGGCGGGTGCTGCCCGCCCGGCCGAGCGTGCCGGTACTGGCCGGGCTGCTGCTGCAGGCCGGCCCCGACGGGCTGGAGGTGGCCGCCTACGACTACGAGACCGCCGCCCGCGCGGCCGTGGAGGCGCAGGTGGCCCAGGAAGGGCGGGTGCTGCTGCCCGGCGCGGTGCTGGCCGCGGCCACCGCCGCCCTGCCCGAGGGGGAGGCGGTCCTGGAGGTCGACGCCGCCGCGGCCGTGCTGTCCTGCGGCGGCGCCACCTACCGGATCCCGGTGCTGGCCGTGGAGGACTACCCGGATGTGCCCCGGCCGGGGGCGGCCGCGGGGCGGGCCCAGGGCCTGCGCGGCGGGGTCGAGCGCACCGCGGTGGCCGCCGACCCGGCCAGCGCGCTGCCGGTGCTGACCGGGGTGCGGCTGCGCACCACCCCGGACGGGCTGGAGGCCTCGGCCACCGACCGCTACCGGGCCGCCCGGGCCCGCATCGGCTGGACGCCGGCCGCCGATGCGGGCGAACTCGACGTGCTCGCCCCGGCCGGCAGGCTCGCCTGGGCCGCCAAGACCATCGACGCCGACGAGGTGGAGGTCGGGTCGGAGCAGGGGGTGGTGTGGGTGGCCGACGCCCGCCGGGCGGTGCTGATGCGCACCATCGACGCCGACCCGCCGGACCTCGATCGGTTTATGGCCCCGCCCTCCGGCGGGGTGGTGATCGAGGCGCAGGCGGAGGAGCTGGCGGCGGCGGTGCGCCGCGCGGCGGTGATGTGCGCCAAGACCACCCCCATCCGCCTGGAGGGCGCCGAGGAGGAGCACCTGGTGCTCCTCGCCGAGGACCCCGACGGGGGCGGCGCCGTCCGCGCCCAGGCCCCGGCCCGCGTCAGCGGCCTGGACGCCCTCACCGGGCCTGTGGCGTGGAACCCGCGGTTCCTGCTGGACGCGCTGGGGGCGCTGCGGTCGGCGCGGGTGCGCCTGGCCGCCGCCGACACCGCCAAGCCCTGCCTGCTCACCCCGCTGGATGAGGACGGGCGGGCGGAGCAGGGCTATGCGCACCTGGTGATGTGCGTGCGCCTGAGCACATGA
- a CDS encoding WhiB family transcriptional regulator, translated as MAPGTRWAWQDAAECRDEPITLFFGPPGERAPEREVRERRAKEICATCPVRPECLDYAIARPEKYGTWGGLGEEERASERRNRTRRRGRPGRRAA; from the coding sequence CTGGCTCCGGGGACCCGGTGGGCCTGGCAGGACGCCGCTGAATGCCGCGACGAACCGATCACACTGTTCTTCGGCCCGCCCGGCGAGCGGGCCCCGGAGCGGGAGGTCCGCGAGCGCAGGGCCAAGGAGATCTGCGCGACCTGCCCGGTGCGCCCCGAGTGCCTGGACTACGCCATCGCGCGCCCGGAGAAGTACGGCACCTGGGGCGGGCTGGGCGAGGAGGAGCGCGCCTCCGAGCGGCGCAACCGGACCCGCCGCCGCGGCCGCCCCGGGCGGCGGGCCGCCTGA
- a CDS encoding helix-turn-helix transcriptional regulator, whose product MIEGYMSSQDVADALGIKRASVHRYVTRGDLPEPDDRVGRSPVWKRETFEAWVAARRGQGWRKGRTGRAGD is encoded by the coding sequence ATGATCGAGGGCTACATGAGCAGCCAGGACGTCGCCGACGCCCTGGGAATCAAGCGCGCGAGCGTCCACCGCTACGTCACCCGGGGCGATCTGCCCGAGCCCGACGACCGGGTGGGGCGCTCGCCGGTGTGGAAGCGGGAGACGTTCGAAGCCTGGGTCGCCGCCCGGCGCGGGCAGGGCTGGCGCAAGGGACGGACCGGCCGCGCCGGGGACTGA